In Burkholderia contaminans, the following proteins share a genomic window:
- a CDS encoding ferritin-like domain-containing protein, which produces MSMESSSFGNASACVRRAALEALRDAEPAAKAAQVRALYDALLAGQAAIAPSLELPESADLPGRPARPPLVEPRQLERRSMRSPEGRAVLLHALAHIEFNAINLALDAVWRFAGLPAPFYADWLKVAAEEAYHFTLLSDRLAAFGHAYGDFPAHNGLWEMCERTKGDVLARMALVPRTLEARGLDASPPIRARLVQAGDDASAAILDVILRDEIGHVAIGNRWFRHLCDEAGRDPVPTYRLLAEQYHAPRLRGPFNFDARRDAGFEQAELDELAAQDVAEGGAPR; this is translated from the coding sequence ATGAGCATGGAGTCTTCTTCTTTCGGCAATGCGTCGGCCTGCGTGCGCCGCGCCGCGCTCGAGGCGCTGCGTGACGCCGAACCCGCGGCCAAGGCCGCCCAGGTGCGTGCGCTCTATGACGCGCTGCTGGCCGGGCAGGCGGCGATCGCGCCGTCGCTCGAATTGCCCGAATCGGCCGATCTGCCCGGGCGTCCGGCGCGCCCGCCGCTCGTCGAACCGCGCCAGCTCGAGCGGCGCAGCATGCGTTCGCCGGAAGGGCGCGCCGTGCTGCTGCACGCGCTTGCCCATATCGAGTTCAATGCGATCAACCTGGCGCTCGACGCGGTCTGGCGCTTCGCGGGCCTGCCCGCCCCGTTCTACGCGGACTGGCTGAAGGTCGCGGCCGAGGAGGCCTATCACTTCACGCTGCTGTCCGACCGCCTGGCGGCATTCGGGCATGCGTACGGCGATTTTCCCGCGCACAACGGTCTGTGGGAGATGTGCGAGCGGACCAAGGGCGACGTGCTGGCGCGCATGGCGCTCGTGCCGCGCACGCTCGAGGCCCGCGGGCTCGACGCGTCGCCGCCGATTCGCGCGCGGCTCGTGCAGGCGGGTGACGACGCGTCGGCCGCGATTCTCGACGTGATCCTGCGCGACGAAATCGGCCACGTCGCGATCGGCAACCGCTGGTTCCGGCATCTGTGCGACGAAGCCGGCCGCGATCCCGTGCCGACTTACCGGCTGCTCGCCGAGCAATACCACGCGCCGCGGCTGCGCGGCCCGTTCAATTTCGATGCGCGCCGCGATGCCGGATTCGAGCAGGCCGAACTCGACGAACTGGCCGCGCAGGACGTGGCGGAGGGCGGCGCGCCACGCTAG
- a CDS encoding gamma carbonic anhydrase family protein encodes MTIYKLGDTAPTIHESVFVADTAAIIGKVVLEENASVWFGATIRGDNETITVGAGSNVQEGAVLHTDPGFPLTIAENVTIGHQAMLHGCTIGEGSLVGIQAVVLNGAVIGRNCLVGAGAVVTEGKAFPDNSLILGAPAKVVRELSAEDIARLRTNAKTYVERRAHFKEQLVRIG; translated from the coding sequence GTGACGATCTACAAGCTGGGCGATACGGCCCCGACGATCCACGAAAGCGTATTCGTCGCCGATACGGCGGCCATCATCGGCAAGGTCGTGCTCGAGGAGAACGCGAGCGTCTGGTTCGGCGCGACGATTCGCGGCGACAACGAGACGATCACCGTCGGTGCAGGCAGCAACGTCCAGGAAGGCGCGGTTTTGCACACGGACCCTGGCTTTCCGCTGACGATTGCCGAAAACGTGACGATCGGGCACCAGGCCATGCTGCACGGCTGCACGATCGGCGAAGGTTCGCTGGTCGGTATCCAGGCGGTGGTCTTGAATGGAGCGGTCATCGGCCGCAACTGTCTGGTTGGTGCCGGCGCGGTCGTGACGGAAGGCAAGGCGTTCCCGGACAACTCGCTGATTCTCGGCGCACCGGCGAAAGTCGTGCGCGAGCTGTCGGCGGAAGACATTGCGCGGCTGCGCACGAACGCGAAGACGTACGTCGAGCGGCGTGCGCATTTCAAGGAGCAACTCGTGCGGATCGGGTGA
- the hslO gene encoding Hsp33 family molecular chaperone HslO, producing MSDQLQKFMFNAAPVRGEIVSLRNTWQEVLARRDYPAPVRTVLGEMMAACALLSANLKFNGTLIMQIFGDGPVQMLVVQCGSDLSMRATAKFAGDSAQTIGDDTRFASLVNASGHGRCVITLDPADKLPGQQPYQGIVPLNGVDGPLESVSQVLEHYMHHSEQLDTRMWLAADRDRAVGMLLQKLPGDGGIVPRNAETDTDTWERVCTLGGTLSAQELLEVEPEVVFRRLFWQENVQHFEPAGTRFQCSCSREKVGAMLRMLGREEVDSVIVERGHVEIHCEFCNQRYEFDPVDVAQLFAAPGVETGIAPATEQRH from the coding sequence GTGAGCGACCAGTTACAGAAATTCATGTTCAATGCGGCGCCCGTGCGCGGCGAGATCGTTTCGCTGCGCAATACGTGGCAGGAAGTGCTCGCCCGCCGCGACTACCCTGCCCCCGTGCGCACGGTGCTCGGCGAGATGATGGCCGCGTGCGCGCTGCTCTCCGCGAACCTGAAATTCAACGGCACCCTGATCATGCAGATCTTCGGCGACGGGCCTGTCCAGATGCTGGTCGTCCAGTGCGGCTCGGATCTGTCGATGCGGGCCACCGCGAAGTTCGCCGGCGACTCCGCCCAGACGATCGGCGACGACACGCGCTTCGCGTCGCTCGTCAACGCGAGCGGCCACGGCCGCTGCGTGATCACGCTCGATCCGGCCGACAAGCTGCCCGGCCAGCAGCCGTACCAGGGCATCGTGCCGCTGAACGGTGTCGACGGCCCGCTTGAATCCGTCTCGCAGGTGCTCGAGCATTACATGCATCACTCGGAACAGCTCGACACGCGGATGTGGCTCGCGGCCGATCGCGACCGCGCGGTGGGCATGCTGCTGCAGAAGCTGCCGGGCGACGGCGGCATCGTGCCGCGTAACGCCGAAACCGATACCGATACGTGGGAGCGCGTGTGCACGCTCGGCGGCACGCTGTCCGCCCAGGAACTGCTCGAGGTCGAACCGGAGGTCGTGTTCCGCCGGCTGTTCTGGCAGGAAAACGTGCAGCACTTCGAACCGGCCGGCACGCGTTTCCAGTGCTCGTGCTCGCGCGAGAAGGTCGGCGCGATGCTGCGCATGCTCGGCCGTGAAGAAGTCGATAGCGTGATCGTCGAGCGCGGCCATGTCGAGATTCATTGCGAGTTCTGCAACCAGCGCTATGAATTCGATCCGGTCGACGTCGCGCAGCTGTTCGCGGCACCCGGCGTCGAGACGGGCATCGCGCCCGCGACCGAGCAGCGTCACTGA
- the ftsB gene encoding cell division protein FtsB, which translates to MRLVTVVLIALLALIQYPLWWGHGGWLRVHELRQQLDDQLRKNADEKLRNERTAGEVQDLQGGTAAIEERARYEMGMVKDGEVFVQFVSPNAPAVPLNNTPSNTSTRGAVSAAPVRVVPNPQSIAKPSRHHGGDKGKAAHH; encoded by the coding sequence ATGCGGCTTGTCACTGTCGTCCTGATTGCCTTGCTGGCGCTCATTCAGTACCCCCTATGGTGGGGACACGGCGGCTGGCTGCGGGTGCATGAATTGCGCCAGCAGCTCGACGATCAGCTCCGGAAGAACGCGGACGAGAAGCTGCGTAACGAGCGCACCGCAGGCGAAGTGCAGGATCTGCAGGGCGGCACTGCGGCCATCGAAGAGCGCGCGCGCTACGAGATGGGCATGGTGAAGGATGGCGAAGTGTTCGTGCAGTTCGTGTCGCCGAATGCGCCTGCCGTACCGCTGAACAACACGCCGTCGAATACGTCGACGCGCGGCGCCGTCTCCGCGGCACCGGTGCGTGTCGTGCCGAATCCGCAGTCGATCGCGAAGCCGTCGCGGCATCATGGCGGCGACAAGGGCAAGGCCGCGCATCACTGA
- the eno gene encoding phosphopyruvate hydratase, whose protein sequence is MSAIVDIIGREILDSRGNPTVECDVLLESGTMGRAAVPSGASTGSREAIELRDGEAGRYNGKGVLKAVEHINTEISEAIMGLDASEQAFLDKTLLELDGTDNKSRLGANAMLAVSMAVAKAAAEEAGLPLYRYFGGSGAMQLPVPMMNIVNGGAHANNSLDIQEFMIVPVSQPTFREALRCGAEVFHALKKILSDRGMSTAVGDEGGFAPNFGSNDECLSTILQAIEKAGYRAGEDVLLALDCAASEFYHDGKYQLAGEGLQLSSAEFTDYLATLADKFPIVSIEDGMHESDWEGWKLLTDRLGKKVQLVGDDLFVTNTRILKEGIEKGIANSILIKINQIGTLTETFAAIEMAKRAGYTAVISHRSGETEDSTIADIAVGLNAGQIKTGSLSRSDRISKYNQLLRIEEDLGDIASYPGKSAFYNLR, encoded by the coding sequence ATGAGTGCAATCGTAGATATCATCGGCCGCGAGATTCTGGATTCGCGCGGCAACCCCACCGTCGAATGCGACGTGCTGCTCGAATCGGGCACGATGGGCCGCGCGGCGGTGCCGTCGGGCGCGTCCACCGGCTCGCGTGAAGCGATCGAACTGCGCGACGGCGAAGCCGGCCGCTACAACGGCAAGGGCGTGCTGAAGGCAGTCGAGCATATCAACACCGAAATCTCCGAAGCCATCATGGGCCTCGACGCGTCGGAACAGGCGTTCCTCGACAAGACGCTGCTCGAGCTGGACGGCACCGACAACAAGTCGCGCCTCGGCGCGAACGCGATGCTGGCCGTGTCGATGGCCGTCGCGAAGGCAGCCGCCGAAGAGGCCGGCCTGCCGCTGTACCGCTACTTCGGCGGTTCGGGTGCGATGCAACTGCCGGTGCCGATGATGAACATCGTCAACGGCGGCGCGCACGCGAACAACAGCCTCGACATCCAGGAATTCATGATCGTCCCGGTGAGCCAGCCGACGTTCCGTGAAGCCCTGCGTTGCGGCGCGGAAGTGTTCCACGCACTGAAGAAGATCCTGAGCGACCGCGGCATGAGCACGGCAGTCGGCGACGAAGGCGGCTTCGCGCCGAACTTCGGCAGCAACGACGAGTGCCTGTCGACGATCCTGCAGGCAATCGAGAAGGCCGGCTACCGTGCGGGCGAAGACGTGCTGCTCGCGCTCGACTGCGCGGCATCCGAGTTCTACCACGACGGCAAGTACCAGCTCGCGGGCGAAGGCCTGCAACTGTCGTCGGCCGAATTCACCGACTACCTCGCGACGCTCGCCGACAAGTTCCCGATCGTGTCGATCGAGGACGGCATGCACGAAAGCGACTGGGAAGGCTGGAAGCTGCTGACCGACCGCCTCGGCAAGAAGGTGCAGCTGGTCGGCGACGACCTGTTCGTCACGAATACGCGCATCCTGAAGGAAGGCATCGAGAAGGGCATCGCGAACTCGATCCTCATCAAGATCAACCAGATCGGTACGCTGACCGAAACGTTCGCGGCGATCGAAATGGCGAAGCGCGCGGGCTACACGGCCGTGATCTCGCACCGCTCGGGCGAAACCGAAGATTCGACGATCGCGGACATCGCGGTCGGCCTGAACGCCGGTCAGATCAAGACGGGTTCGCTGTCGCGCAGCGACCGCATCTCGAAGTACAACCAGCTGCTGCGCATCGAGGAAGATCTCGGCGACATCGCAAGCTACCCGGGTAAATCGGCTTTCTATAACCTGCGCTAA
- the kdsA gene encoding 3-deoxy-8-phosphooctulonate synthase yields the protein MKLCDFEVGLDKPFFLIAGTCVVESEQMTIDTAGRLKEICAKLNIPFIYKSSYDKANRSSGKSFRGLGMDEGLRILSEVKRQLGLPVLTDVHSIEEIEQVASVVDVLQTPAFLCRQTDFIHECARSGKPVNIKKGQFLAPHDMKNVIDKAREAAREAGLSEDRFMACERGVSFGYNNLVSDMRSLAIMRETSAPVVFDATHSVQLPGGQGTSSGGQREFVPVLARAAVATGVAGLFMETHPNPAEAKSDGPNAVPLNRMSALLETLVTLDQAVKRNPFLENDFN from the coding sequence ATGAAGCTGTGCGATTTCGAGGTCGGTCTCGACAAGCCTTTCTTCCTGATCGCGGGTACCTGCGTCGTCGAATCGGAGCAAATGACGATCGACACGGCGGGCCGCCTGAAGGAGATCTGCGCGAAGCTGAACATTCCGTTCATCTACAAGTCGTCCTATGACAAGGCGAACCGCAGCTCGGGCAAGTCGTTCCGTGGCCTCGGAATGGACGAGGGCCTGCGGATCCTGTCCGAGGTGAAGCGCCAGCTCGGCCTGCCGGTGCTGACCGACGTGCATTCGATCGAGGAGATCGAGCAGGTCGCGTCGGTCGTCGACGTGCTGCAGACGCCGGCGTTCCTGTGCCGCCAGACCGATTTCATCCATGAGTGCGCGCGCTCGGGCAAGCCCGTCAACATCAAGAAGGGCCAGTTCCTCGCGCCGCACGACATGAAGAACGTGATCGACAAGGCGCGCGAAGCGGCTCGTGAAGCGGGGCTCTCGGAAGATCGCTTCATGGCGTGCGAGCGCGGTGTCTCGTTCGGCTACAACAATCTGGTGTCGGACATGCGTTCGCTCGCGATCATGCGCGAGACGAGCGCGCCGGTCGTGTTCGATGCGACCCACTCGGTGCAACTGCCGGGCGGGCAGGGCACGAGCTCGGGCGGCCAGCGCGAATTCGTGCCGGTGCTCGCACGTGCGGCGGTCGCGACGGGCGTCGCGGGCCTGTTCATGGAGACGCACCCGAATCCGGCCGAGGCAAAGTCGGATGGCCCGAACGCGGTGCCGCTGAACCGGATGAGCGCGCTGCTGGAGACCCTCGTCACGCTCGACCAGGCGGTGAAGCGCAATCCGTTCCTGGAAAACGATTTCAATTAA
- a CDS encoding CTP synthase, with product MTKYVFVTGGVVSSLGKGIAAASLAAILESRGLKVTLLKLDPYINVDPGTMSPFQHGEVFVTEDGAETDLDLGHYERFISTKMRKANNFTTGQIYESVIRKERRGDYLGKTVQVIPHITNEIQAFIERGAASATCGEPDVAIVEIGGTVGDIESLPFLEAARQMSLRLGRNSACFVHLTLVPYVATAGELKTKPTQHSVQKLREIGILPHVLLCRADRRIPDDESKKISMFSNVPEDAVISVWDADSIYKIPQMLHDQGLDRIICEELKLSPKDADLTMWSELVEKLENPKHEVTIGMVGKYVDLTESYKSLIEALRHASLHTSTKVNIEYIDSEEIETNGVDSLKHLDAVLVPGGFGRRGTEGKIAAIRYAREAKVPYLGICLGMQLAVIEFARDVVGLKQANSTEFEPDTPERVVALITEWYDRDGKVETRTEESDLGGTMRLGSQRCPIKPGTMAEEIYGKDVNERHRHRYEVNNRFVPQLEAGGLIISARTPSEDLPEMMELPRSMHPWFVGVQFHPEFTSTPRDGHPLFKSFVEAALVNKQARGVQA from the coding sequence ATGACCAAATATGTTTTCGTCACCGGCGGCGTAGTTTCTTCCCTTGGCAAGGGTATTGCCGCCGCTTCTCTCGCCGCGATCCTCGAATCGCGCGGTCTGAAAGTCACCCTCCTCAAACTCGATCCCTACATCAACGTCGACCCCGGCACGATGAGCCCGTTCCAGCACGGCGAAGTGTTCGTGACGGAAGACGGAGCGGAGACCGACCTCGACCTCGGCCATTATGAGCGCTTCATCAGCACGAAGATGCGCAAGGCCAACAACTTCACGACCGGCCAGATCTACGAATCGGTGATCCGCAAGGAACGCCGCGGCGACTATCTCGGCAAGACCGTGCAGGTCATTCCGCACATCACGAACGAAATCCAGGCGTTCATCGAGCGCGGGGCCGCGTCGGCCACCTGCGGTGAGCCGGATGTCGCGATCGTCGAGATCGGCGGCACGGTCGGCGACATCGAGTCGCTGCCGTTCCTCGAAGCCGCGCGCCAGATGAGCCTGCGCCTCGGCCGCAACAGCGCGTGCTTCGTGCACCTGACGCTGGTGCCGTACGTCGCGACGGCCGGCGAGCTGAAGACGAAGCCGACCCAGCACAGCGTGCAGAAGCTGCGCGAGATCGGCATCCTGCCGCACGTGCTGCTGTGCCGTGCCGACCGCCGCATTCCGGACGACGAATCGAAGAAGATCTCGATGTTCTCGAACGTGCCGGAAGACGCCGTGATCTCGGTGTGGGACGCCGACAGCATCTACAAGATTCCGCAGATGCTGCACGACCAGGGCCTCGATCGCATCATCTGCGAGGAACTGAAGCTGTCGCCAAAGGACGCCGACCTGACCATGTGGTCGGAGCTCGTCGAGAAGCTCGAGAACCCGAAGCACGAAGTGACGATCGGCATGGTCGGCAAGTATGTCGACCTGACCGAGTCGTACAAGTCGCTGATCGAAGCGCTGCGCCACGCATCGCTGCACACGTCGACCAAGGTCAACATCGAATACATCGACTCGGAAGAGATCGAGACGAACGGTGTCGACAGCCTGAAGCATCTCGACGCCGTGCTGGTGCCGGGCGGTTTCGGCCGTCGCGGCACGGAAGGCAAGATCGCGGCGATCCGCTATGCGCGTGAAGCGAAGGTGCCGTATCTCGGCATCTGCCTCGGCATGCAGCTCGCGGTGATCGAGTTCGCGCGCGACGTCGTCGGCCTGAAGCAGGCGAACAGCACGGAATTCGAGCCGGACACGCCGGAACGCGTGGTCGCGCTGATCACCGAATGGTACGACCGCGACGGCAAGGTCGAGACGCGCACCGAGGAGTCCGATCTCGGCGGTACGATGCGCCTGGGTTCGCAGCGCTGCCCGATCAAGCCGGGCACGATGGCGGAAGAGATCTACGGCAAGGACGTGAACGAGCGCCATCGCCACCGTTATGAAGTCAATAACCGCTTCGTGCCCCAGCTCGAAGCCGGCGGCCTTATCATCAGCGCCCGTACCCCGAGCGAGGATCTGCCGGAAATGATGGAGCTGCCGCGTTCGATGCACCCGTGGTTCGTCGGCGTCCAGTTCCACCCGGAATTCACGTCCACGCCGCGTGACGGCCACCCCCTCTTCAAGTCGTTCGTCGAAGCTGCGCTTGTCAACAAGCAAGCGCGCGGAGTGCAAGCATGA